A window of the Streptomyces sp. JB150 genome harbors these coding sequences:
- a CDS encoding TerD family protein: MNGISKGIRKAEIALKWDPSPAGQPPTDLDIVAATYLASEPYGDPAYVVHFDSRSPDGTIYLNRDSKDGKGFGWDEVLTVELYRLDPRYARVVVGVVVQQRPARRTFVSVVNPALRVREEYTDLAQDDFGGVLGATAATVAEFWRDETGVWDFHPGVTGFEDDPTDFARVMGTLRRP, from the coding sequence GTGAACGGCATCAGCAAAGGCATCCGCAAGGCCGAGATCGCGCTGAAGTGGGACCCGAGCCCGGCGGGGCAGCCGCCCACCGATCTCGACATAGTGGCGGCGACCTACCTGGCGAGCGAACCGTACGGCGATCCGGCGTACGTGGTGCACTTCGACAGCCGCTCCCCCGACGGGACCATCTACCTCAACCGGGACAGCAAGGACGGCAAGGGCTTCGGCTGGGACGAGGTGCTGACCGTGGAGCTCTACCGGCTCGATCCCCGCTACGCGCGCGTGGTGGTCGGTGTCGTCGTCCAGCAGCGTCCCGCGCGGCGCACCTTCGTGAGCGTGGTCAACCCGGCGCTGCGTGTCCGTGAGGAGTACACCGATCTCGCGCAGGACGACTTCGGCGGCGTCCTCGGGGCCACGGCGGCGACAGTCGCGGAGTTTTGGCGGGACGAGACGGGCGTGTGGGACTTCCATCCCGGGGTGACCGGCTTCGAGGACGATCCCACGGACTTCGCGAGGGTCATGGGCACGCTCCGCCGCCCCTGA
- a CDS encoding YdbC family protein has translation MLVKWIRCTVVDRRGFERGQRKWAGLLGEPGFRGQGGGWSRSRPSVAHVFAFWESRAFYDSFMARSHDRLAASQSGTFKDAQVRLFDHRFDVKTGFEPRFTDADLLRVALCRVHEDRVENFTLQQEKVWNPAMAGSPGMIRGLFAEAPGNEFMILSMWRSAAEHGKYRTERVERLALRAQTEADVAALTGDIVDLEPAWTV, from the coding sequence GTGCTGGTCAAGTGGATTCGCTGCACCGTGGTGGACCGCCGAGGGTTCGAACGGGGACAGCGAAAGTGGGCGGGGCTGCTGGGTGAGCCGGGTTTCCGGGGACAGGGCGGGGGCTGGAGCCGTAGCCGGCCCTCGGTCGCCCATGTCTTCGCCTTCTGGGAGAGCAGGGCCTTCTACGACTCCTTCATGGCCCGCTCCCACGACCGGCTGGCGGCGTCCCAGTCGGGCACCTTCAAGGACGCGCAGGTCAGGCTGTTCGACCACCGGTTCGACGTGAAGACCGGCTTCGAGCCGCGGTTCACGGACGCCGATCTCCTCAGGGTCGCCCTGTGCCGGGTCCACGAGGACCGCGTCGAGAACTTCACCCTGCAGCAGGAGAAGGTCTGGAACCCGGCGATGGCCGGTTCGCCGGGCATGATCCGGGGCCTGTTCGCGGAGGCACCCGGCAACGAGTTCATGATTCTCTCCATGTGGCGGTCGGCCGCCGAGCACGGAAAGTACCGCACCGAGCGCGTGGAGCGGCTGGCCCTGCGCGCCCAGACCGAGGCGGACGTCGCCGCGCTCACCGGCGACATCGTCGACCTGGAGCCGGCCTGGACGGTCTGA
- a CDS encoding histidine phosphatase family protein has protein sequence MARPRRIVLVRHGESTGNVDDSVYEREPDHALALTERGWRQAEETGKRLRELFGRERVSVYVSPYRRTHETLRAFHLDPELIRVREEPRLREQDWGNWQDRDDVRLQKAYRDAYGHFFYRFAQGESGADVYDRVGNFLESLFRSFEDPDHPPNVLLVTHGLAMRLFCMRWFHWTVAEFESLANPGNGDMRMLVLGDNGKYTLDRPFEQWRDPEPYGITG, from the coding sequence ATGGCACGACCACGGCGCATCGTCCTTGTCCGGCACGGCGAGTCAACGGGCAATGTTGATGACTCCGTGTACGAACGCGAACCCGATCATGCCCTGGCCCTGACGGAGCGGGGCTGGCGCCAGGCCGAGGAGACCGGCAAACGACTGCGGGAACTGTTCGGGCGGGAACGGGTCAGTGTCTACGTCTCCCCCTACCGCCGTACGCACGAGACCCTGCGCGCCTTCCACCTCGACCCCGAGCTGATACGGGTGCGCGAGGAGCCCCGGCTGCGCGAGCAGGACTGGGGAAACTGGCAGGACCGCGACGACGTACGGCTCCAGAAGGCCTACCGGGACGCCTACGGCCACTTCTTCTACCGCTTCGCCCAGGGGGAGAGCGGCGCCGACGTGTACGACCGGGTGGGCAACTTCCTGGAAAGCCTCTTCCGCAGCTTCGAGGACCCCGATCACCCGCCGAACGTGCTGCTGGTGACCCATGGCCTGGCCATGCGCCTGTTCTGCATGCGCTGGTTCCACTGGACGGTCGCCGAGTTCGAATCGCTGGCGAATCCGGGGAACGGCGATATGCGCATGCTCGTTCTGGGGGACAACGGCAAGTACACGCTGGACCGGCCGTTCGAACAATGGCGAGATCCGGAGCCCTACGGGATCACCGGA